A region from the Aegilops tauschii subsp. strangulata cultivar AL8/78 chromosome 5, Aet v6.0, whole genome shotgun sequence genome encodes:
- the LOC109755470 gene encoding binding partner of ACD11 1, with protein MEEGRRGTRTVRVRNISDLAGEREVREFFSFSGEIDHVDITPDGAAAGRTAYVTFKDAKALEIALLLSGATIVDRVVNITSAEDYIYIPVNEQQLVMKEVTSTAPTADLGQPTEANASPTSVYASKAHDVMTTVIARGSAIRQDAVNKAKSFDEKHQLRANASARISSFDRRVGLSEKLNTGISVVNEKVKTVDQRLHVSDKTMAALLAAERKLNDTGSAVKTNRYVSAGTSWLNGAFSKVAKAGHVAGSRTREKFQIAVSNISAKGPAVVA; from the exons ATGGAG gaggggaggagggggacgaGGACGGTGCGGGTGCGGAACATCTCAGATCTGGCCGGGGAGCGGGAGGTGCGCGAGTTCTTCTCCTTCTCCGGCGAAATCGACCACGTCGACATCACCCC tgacggggcggcggcggggaggacgGCCTACGTCACCTTCAAGGACGCCAAGGCCCTGGAgatcgcgctgctgctctcg GGAGCAACAATTGTGGATCGAGTTGTGAACATAACCTCTGCTGAAGATTACATCTACATCCCTGTTAATGAACAG CAACTTGTGATGAAGGAGGTGACAAGTACAGCTCCTACTGCAGATTTGGGACAACCTACTGAG GCCAACGCAAGCCCCACTAGTGTTTATGCCAGCAAGGCTCATGATGTCATGACAACTGTGATCGCAAGGGGTTCAGCAATTCGACAAGATGCTGTGAATAAAGCTAAATCATTTGACGAGAAGCATCAGTTAAGGGCTAATGCGTCAGCTAGGATCAGTTCCTTCGATAGGCGTGTTGGCCTTTCAGAGAAGTTAAATACTGGGATATCTGTCGTAAATGAAAAGGTGAAAACTGTGGACCAAAGGTTACATGTTTCTGACAAAACAATGGCTGCTTTGCTGGCTGCAGAGCGCAAGCTAAACGATACAGGCTCTGCTGTGAAAACCAACAG GTATGTGTCTGCTGGAACAAGCTGGCTGAATGGTGCCTTCAGCAAGGTCGCCAAGGCTGGACATGTTGCTGGCTCAAGAACAAGAGAAAAGTTCCAGATAGCTGTGTCAAATATATCAGCCAAA GGGCCTGCTGTCGTTGCTTGA
- the LOC109755468 gene encoding DExH-box ATP-dependent RNA helicase DExH3, with the protein MRRVLRRGLGILLVPLPGPLSRPPPPPIPLAALLLLPRRLDAFSRRTFCGYSGGRAVEQFSDDEYDHEYEDHRPSSSVANIDEWRWKLSMLQRNAEEQEIISRDRRDRRDYDQIANLAKRMGLYSELYGKVIVASKVPLPNYRPDLDDKRPQREVVIPLSLQRRVEGFVQEHLDRSLLPFDKDGGKTESGSEKAEQVNLDEKQDPLLDESVMEKILQRKSLRMRNFQRSWQESPEGAKMVEFRKSLPAYKEKERLLAAIARNQVIVISGETGCGKTTQLPQFVLESEIESGRGAFCNIICTQPRRISAMAVAERVSTERGENLGESVGYKVRLEGIRGKDTHLLFCTSGILLRRLLSDRNLNGVSHVFVDEIHERGMNEDFLLIVLKDLLSRRRDLRLILMSATLNAELFSSYFGGAPTIHIPGFTHPVRAHFLEDILERTGYKMTASNQLDDYGQDKVWKTQRQLLPRKRKNQITTLVEDALQNSNFETYGSRTRDSLANWNPDCIGFNLIEAVLCHICRKERAGAVLVFMTGWDDISSLKDQLKAHPLLGDPNRVLLLACHGSMATSEQRLIFDKAPPNVRKVVLATNMAEASITINDIVFVMDCGKAKETTYDALNNTPCLLPSWISKASSRQRRGRAGRVQPGECYHLYPRCVYDAFAEYQLPELLRTPLNSLCLQIKSLQVDSIGEFLSAALQPPEPRAVQNAVEFLKMIGSLDENENLTDLGRYLSMLPVDPKLGKMLIMGAVFRCIDPILTVVAGLSARDPFLLPQDKKDLAGTAKSRFSAKDYSDHMALVRAYEGWKDAEREGSGYEYCWRNFLSAQTLQAIHSLRKQFSYILKDAGLIDSDANTNNSLSHNQSLVRGVICSGLFPGISSVVHRENSMSFKTMDDGQVLVYANSVNAKYQTIPYPWLVFGEKVKVNAVFIRDSTGVSDSILILFGGAVTKGSAAGHLKMLDGYIDLFMDPSLSECYLQLKEELDKLVQKKLEDPTFDIHKEGKYILFAAQELAAGDLCEGRFVFGRETSRARLRDNEDGKSNIIKDGMNPKSLLQTLLMRAGHTPPKYKTKHLKTNEFRAMVEFKGMQFVGKPKRNKQVAERDAAIEALGWLTQTSGTKLQDEGDDSPLDLTDNMLKLLSRPRKRTRNNPKK; encoded by the exons ATGCGCCGCGTCTTGCGGCGCGGGCTGGGCATCCTCCTCGTCCCACTCCCTGGCCCACTcagccggccgccgccgccgccgatccctctcgctgctctcctcctcctcccgcgccgcctgGATGCCTTCTCCCGACGGACCTTCTGCGGCTACAGCGGGGGCCGCGCCGTCGAGCAGTTCTCCGACGACGAGTACGACCACGAGTACGAGGACCACCGG CCGTCGTCGTCGGTGGCGAACATCGACGAGTGGAGGTGGAAGCTGAGCATGCTGCAGCGCAATGCGGAGGAGCAGGAGATCATCTCCAGGGACCGGAGGGACCGCCGGGACTATGACCAGATCGCCAACCTCGCCAAGAGGATGGGGCTCTACAG TGAGCTGTATGGGAAGGTTATTGTTGCGAGCAAGGTCCCGCTACCGAACTACAGGCCAGACCTGGACGACAAGCGCCCGCAAAGAGAG GTGGTGATCCCGCTAAGCTTGCAGAGGAGGGTTGAAGGATTTGTGCAGGAGCACCTTGACCGTTCGCTCTTGCCGTTTGATAAAGACGGTGGCAAGACAGAAAGTGGTTCCGAGAAAGCTGAGCAGGTCAACTTGGATGAGAAGCAGGATCCTCTGCTCGACGAGTCGGTTATGGAGAAGATCCTTCAGAGGAAGAGTCTTAGGATGCGCAATTTTCAAAGAAGTTGGCAG GAATCACCTGAAGGCGCTAAGATGGTAGAATTTCGGAAATCACTCCCAGCATACAAGGAGAAGGAAAGGCTTCTAGCAGCCATTGCACGCAATCAG GTTATAGTTATTTCTGGGGAGACTGGGTGTGGAAAAACAACACAGTTGCCTCAATTTGTGTTGGAGTCAGAGATAGAATCTGGTCGAGGGGCCTTTTGTAACATAATCTGTACACAGCCACGAAGAATATCTGCAATGGCTGTTGCAGAAAGGGTATCCACCGAAAGAGGAGAAAACCTTGGTGAATCG GTTGGCTACAAAGTTCGATTGGAGGGAATTAGAGGAAAAGATACACATTTACTTTTCTGCACCAGTGGTATTTTACTAAGACGATTGCTGAGTGACCGAAACTTGAATGGAGTGTCTCATGTATTTGTTGATGAAATACATGAAAGAGGGATGAACGAAG ATTTCTTATTGATCGTTCTAAAGGACCTATTGTCACGGCGCCGCGATCTAAGGTTGATATTGATGAGTGCTACTTTAAACGCGGAACTGTTCTCAAGTTATTTTGGAGGAGCACCAACTATCCACATTCCT GGATTCACACATCCAGTGAGGGCGCATTTTCTGGAAGACATATTAGAGAGGACAGGCTATAAGATGACAGCAAGTAATCAACTTGACGATTACGGCCAAGATAAAGTGTGGAAGACTCAGAGACAGCTATTGCCCAGAAAAAGGAAAAATCAAATTACTACACTTGTTGAG GATGCCCTTCAAAATTCGAACTTTGAAACCTATGGCTCAAGGACACGTGATTCTCTGGCAAACTGGAATCCTGACTGCATAGGGTTTAATCTCATAGAGGCTGTTCTGTGCCACATATGTCGCAAAGAGCGAGCTGGTGCAGTTTTAGTATTTATGACCGGATGGGATGACATTAGCTCTTTGAAGGATCAATTAAAAGCGCATCCGTTGCTAGGTGACCCAAATAGAGTGTTGCTGCTTGCATGCCATGGTTCCATGGCTACTTCTGAGCAG AGGCTAATATTTGACAAGGCACCTCCTAATGTTCGGAAGGTAGTACTTGCCACTAACATGGCAGAAGCAAGTATTACCATAAATGACATTGTTTTCGTCATGGATTGTGGAAAAGCAAAGGAAACCACATACGATGCTCTAAACAACACTCCCTGCTTACTCCCCTCATGGATTTCAAAGGCTTCTTCCCGTCAG AGGAGGGGCAGAGCTGGTCGTGTACAACCTGGAGAATGCTATCATCTCTACCCCAGATGTGTATATGATGCATTTGCAGAGTACCAGCTTCCAGAGCTTCTTAGGACTCCTTTGAATTCACTATGTTTGCAGATAAAAAGTTTGCAGGTTGACAGCATTGGGGAGTTTCTATCAGCTGCTTTGCAGCCTCCAGAACCACGAGCC GTCCAAAATGCAGTGGAATTCCTGAAGATGATCGGATCATTAGATGAGAACGAGAACCTTACTGATCTAG GAAGATACCTCTCCATGCTTCCGGTTGATCCAAAGTTGGGGAAGATGCTTATAATGGGTGCAGTTTTCCGTTGCATTGACCCTATACTTACTGTGGTTGCTGGATTGAGTGCCCGGGATCCTTTCCTGTTGCCACAGGACAAGAAAGAT TTGGCAGGAACTGCAAAATCAAGATTCTCAGCGAAAGATTATAGTGATCATATGGCCCTTGTCCGAGCTTATGAAGGATGGAAGGATGCTGAGAGGGAAGGATCTGGTTATGAGTACTGTTGGAGGAATTTCCTTTCTGCTCAAACACTACAAGCCATTCATTCTCTTCGAAAGCAATTCAGCTATATCTTAAAGGACGCCGGTTTGATAGACTCTGATGCAAATACAAATAATAGTTTGAGCCATAATCAATCATTAGTTCGTGGCGTAATTTGTTCTGGACTTTTTCCTGGGATATCATCTGTTGTG CACAGGGAAAACTCCATGTCCTTCAAGACCATGGATGATGGCCAAGTTCTTGTTTATGCT AATTCTGTGAATGCTAAGTACCAGACCATCCCTTATCCATGGCTGGTCTTTGGTGAGAAGGTGAAGGTAAATGCTGTCTTCATCCGTGATTCAACTGGAGTATCAGATTCCATACTGATCTTATTTGGTGGTGCTGTCACAAAAGGAAGCGCG GCTGGGCATTTGAAGATGCTTGATGGTTACATTGATCTATTTATGGACCCCAGCCTGTCAGAGTGCTACTTGCAACTTAAAGAAGAACTTGATAAACTTGTACAGAAGAAG CTTGAAGACCCAACCTTTGATATTCACAAGGAAGGCAAGTACATTTTATTTGCTGCACAAGAGCTTGCTGCAGGCGACCTATGTGAAGGAAGGTTTGTGTTCGGCCGAGAAACGAGCAGAGCTAGGCTTCGGGACAACGAAGACGGCAAAAGCAACATCATAAAGGATGGTATGAACCCAAAGAGCCTGCTGCAGACCTTGCTGATGAGGGCAGGCCACACGCCTCCAAAGTACAAGACAAAGCACCTCAAGACCAACGAGTTCAGGGCCATGGTGGAGTTCAAAGGGATGCAGTTCGTCGGGAAGCCGAAGAGGAACAAGCAGGTCGCGGAGAGGGATGCCGCGATAGAAGCGCTGGGATGGTTGACACAAACGTCCGGTACGAAGCTCCAGGACGAGGGTGACGACTCCCCGCTCGACCTGACCGATAACATGCTTAAGCTGCTTTCTAGACCAAGGAAACGGACGAGAAATAATCCGAAGAAATGA